In the genome of Streptomyces collinus, one region contains:
- a CDS encoding HAD family hydrolase, with translation MESSGRAAVFDVDGTLVDTNHLHVVAWWEAFRQAGHDVPMHAVHRAVGLPSTDLVAHLLGEDRDTDQDADISAGHKALYGQYFDRLPPLPEAGALLRRLHRDGWTVVLATSAGGAELSALRRAIDADEAISATASADDVDQGKPAPEPVEHALELVGVPAERAVFVGDTVWDMRAGSRAGVRCVGVLCGGIPRADLEESGADAVYADPAHLLSALGDGALA, from the coding sequence ATGGAAAGCTCGGGACGGGCGGCCGTGTTCGACGTCGACGGCACGCTGGTCGACACCAACCATCTGCACGTCGTGGCCTGGTGGGAGGCCTTCCGGCAGGCGGGCCACGACGTGCCGATGCACGCCGTTCACCGGGCCGTGGGCCTGCCGTCGACCGACCTGGTCGCCCATCTGCTGGGCGAGGACCGGGACACGGACCAGGACGCCGACATCAGCGCCGGGCACAAGGCGCTGTACGGGCAGTACTTCGACCGGCTGCCCCCGCTGCCGGAGGCCGGGGCGCTGCTGCGGCGGCTGCACCGGGACGGCTGGACGGTGGTGCTCGCCACCTCGGCGGGCGGCGCGGAGCTGAGCGCGCTGCGCCGGGCCATCGACGCGGACGAGGCCATCAGCGCCACGGCGAGCGCCGACGACGTCGACCAGGGCAAGCCCGCCCCCGAGCCGGTCGAGCACGCCCTGGAGCTGGTGGGGGTGCCGGCGGAGCGGGCGGTGTTCGTCGGCGACACCGTGTGGGACATGCGGGCGGGCAGCCGGGCCGGAGTGCGCTGCGTGGGCGTCCTGTGCGGCGGCATCCCGCGCGCCGACCTGGAGGAGTCCGGAGCGGACGCGGTCTACGCGGACCCCGCCCACCTCCTGTCCGCCCTCGGCGACGGAGCGCTCGCATGA
- a CDS encoding SDR family oxidoreductase, translating to MSSATGMRIVVTGATGNVGTSVVRLLSEDPEVASVLGLARRIPDWSPPKTDWAAVDLASEGAGLVERFTDADAVVHLAWAFQPTHDPAATWRTNVLGSMRVFEAAAAAGVPALVHASSVGAYSPGPKDEAVDESWPTHGWPDAAYCREKAYLERALDTFERDRPETRVVRMRPAFLFRRESASEQRRIFGGRFLPGPLARPELLPFLPDIPGLRMQALHTDDAANAYRLALRSEVRGAFNLAADPPVDARLLGEMFDARPVRLPRGAARSAVAAAWGLHLLPASPHLFDAVLRLPLMDCTRARAELGWRPEHTAPEVLEEFLLGLQQGAGAPTEPLRGRKVG from the coding sequence GTGAGCAGCGCAACGGGCATGAGGATCGTGGTCACGGGTGCCACCGGCAACGTGGGCACCAGTGTGGTGCGTCTGCTGTCGGAGGACCCGGAGGTCGCCTCCGTGCTGGGCCTGGCCCGGCGGATCCCCGACTGGTCGCCGCCGAAGACGGACTGGGCCGCCGTCGATCTGGCGTCCGAGGGGGCCGGTCTGGTGGAGCGGTTCACGGACGCGGACGCGGTGGTCCATCTGGCGTGGGCGTTCCAGCCGACGCACGACCCGGCCGCGACGTGGCGCACCAATGTGCTCGGCAGCATGCGGGTCTTCGAGGCGGCGGCCGCGGCGGGCGTGCCGGCGCTGGTGCACGCCTCGTCGGTCGGCGCGTACTCCCCCGGCCCGAAGGACGAGGCGGTGGACGAGTCGTGGCCGACGCACGGCTGGCCGGACGCCGCGTACTGCCGGGAGAAGGCCTATCTGGAGCGGGCGCTGGACACGTTCGAGCGGGACCGCCCCGAGACGCGGGTGGTGCGGATGCGGCCGGCCTTCCTGTTCCGGCGGGAGTCGGCGAGCGAGCAGCGCCGCATCTTCGGAGGCCGCTTTCTGCCCGGACCTCTGGCCCGCCCGGAGCTGCTGCCCTTCCTGCCGGACATCCCGGGGCTGCGGATGCAGGCGCTGCACACGGACGACGCGGCGAACGCGTACCGGCTGGCGCTGCGGTCGGAGGTCCGGGGCGCGTTCAACCTGGCGGCCGATCCGCCGGTCGACGCGCGGCTGCTGGGCGAGATGTTCGACGCGCGTCCGGTGCGGCTGCCGCGCGGCGCGGCCCGGTCGGCGGTCGCCGCCGCCTGGGGCCTGCATCTGCTGCCCGCCTCCCCGCACCTGTTCGACGCGGTGCTGCGACTGCCGCTGATGGACTGCACGCGGGCGCGAGCGGAACTCGGCTGGCGGCCGGAGCACACGGCGCCGGAGGTACTGGAGGAGTTCCTGCTGGGCCTCCAGCAGGGCGCGGGGGCGCCGACGGAACCGCTGCGGGGACGCAAGGTGGGCTGA
- a CDS encoding SDR family oxidoreductase — translation MSAPSASPSKVAVITGADSGIGRATAVHLARAGMDVGITYHSDRKGAQETADEVRAHGQRAEVARMDLTRLPDAADTVDDLCERLGRIDVLVNNAGTGTMTPYLDLELSDVREVLDVDLVGPFLCGQKAARHMIDHGEGGRIINVTSVHEHQPRVGAAPYCAAKGGLGLLTQVMALELAEHHITVNAVAPGEIATPMTGQEDTDPHTESRPGIPLGRPGDAREVAAVVAFLAGPEASYVTGASWSVDGGMLRMGPQAGSHLTGDDWRRP, via the coding sequence ATGTCCGCCCCCAGCGCGTCCCCCAGCAAGGTCGCCGTGATCACCGGCGCCGACTCCGGCATCGGCCGCGCCACCGCCGTACACCTGGCGCGGGCGGGCATGGACGTCGGCATCACCTATCACAGCGACCGCAAGGGCGCCCAGGAGACGGCCGACGAGGTGCGCGCGCACGGGCAGCGGGCCGAGGTCGCCCGGATGGACCTCACCCGGCTGCCCGACGCCGCCGACACCGTCGACGACCTGTGCGAGCGGCTCGGCCGCATCGACGTGCTGGTCAACAACGCCGGGACCGGCACCATGACGCCCTACCTGGACCTGGAGCTGTCGGACGTGCGCGAGGTCCTGGACGTCGATCTCGTCGGGCCGTTCCTGTGCGGACAGAAGGCGGCCCGGCACATGATCGACCACGGTGAGGGGGGCCGGATCATCAACGTCACGTCCGTGCACGAGCACCAGCCGCGGGTGGGCGCCGCCCCCTACTGCGCCGCCAAGGGCGGCCTCGGGCTGCTCACCCAGGTCATGGCGCTCGAACTGGCCGAGCACCACATCACCGTCAACGCCGTCGCCCCGGGCGAGATCGCCACGCCCATGACCGGGCAGGAGGACACCGACCCGCACACCGAGAGCCGCCCGGGCATCCCGCTCGGCCGGCCAGGAGACGCCCGCGAGGTCGCCGCCGTCGTCGCCTTCCTCGCCGGCCCGGAGGCCTCGTACGTCACCGGCGCGTCCTGGAGCGTCGACGGCGGCATGCTCCGGATGGGTCCGCAGGCCGGTTCGC
- a CDS encoding ROK family transcriptional regulator: MAAGNGRTVRDLRRANRTAVLQRLYFDGPLSRFELGPATGLSSGSVSNVVADLVADGLVEEAGSVDSDGGRPRTLLRVAPGSGHMIGVDVGETRVRVELFDLTLTELARAEHPLTPQRYEVEVIVGHIRQGIAEVLDTAGLAPERLLGVGIGVPGIVERTPDRGALVHGQTIGWDAVPLEALLRAGSPLPDTVPYSIDNGAKTLGQAEMWFGAGRGARNAVVVLFGSGVGASLVTPDVEQGRAVEWGHLTVRVRGRRCRCGALGCLEAYAGAESLLARWREEGGRAPDGTDEETALTTMLAAAHPPEGVAADPVALAVLEETAEYLGAGLSDLINLFQPERILIGGWAGLALGARFLPAVRRHAMSYALRHPAGKVTVELGRLGPDAVTVGAAILPLADFFARGGRRPDPAPECPLPAWRTALQERTPR; encoded by the coding sequence ATGGCGGCGGGGAACGGGCGCACGGTACGCGATCTCAGGCGGGCCAACCGCACGGCCGTGCTGCAACGGCTCTACTTCGACGGCCCGCTCAGCCGCTTCGAACTCGGCCCTGCGACCGGCCTGAGTTCCGGATCCGTCAGCAACGTCGTCGCCGACCTGGTCGCCGACGGACTGGTCGAGGAGGCCGGAAGCGTCGACTCCGACGGCGGCCGCCCCCGCACCCTGCTGCGCGTCGCACCCGGCAGCGGCCACATGATCGGCGTCGACGTCGGCGAGACCCGGGTCCGCGTCGAGCTGTTCGACCTCACCCTCACCGAACTCGCCCGCGCGGAGCACCCGCTCACCCCGCAGCGGTACGAGGTCGAGGTCATCGTCGGCCACATCCGCCAGGGCATCGCCGAGGTGCTGGACACCGCGGGTCTCGCGCCCGAGCGGCTCCTCGGCGTCGGCATCGGCGTCCCCGGCATCGTCGAGCGCACCCCCGACCGCGGCGCGCTCGTGCACGGGCAGACCATCGGCTGGGACGCCGTCCCGCTGGAGGCCCTGCTCCGCGCCGGTTCCCCGCTGCCGGACACCGTCCCGTACTCCATCGACAACGGCGCCAAGACGCTGGGCCAGGCCGAGATGTGGTTCGGCGCCGGACGCGGCGCCCGCAACGCCGTCGTCGTCCTGTTCGGCTCCGGCGTCGGCGCCAGCCTCGTCACCCCGGACGTGGAGCAGGGCCGCGCCGTCGAATGGGGGCATCTGACCGTACGGGTCCGGGGCCGCCGCTGCCGGTGCGGGGCGCTCGGCTGCCTGGAGGCCTACGCGGGCGCCGAGTCGCTGCTCGCCCGCTGGCGGGAGGAAGGCGGCCGGGCCCCCGACGGCACCGACGAGGAGACCGCCCTCACCACGATGCTCGCCGCCGCCCACCCGCCCGAGGGCGTCGCGGCCGACCCCGTCGCGCTGGCCGTCCTGGAGGAGACCGCCGAGTACCTGGGCGCGGGCCTGTCCGACCTGATCAACCTCTTCCAGCCCGAGCGCATCCTCATCGGCGGCTGGGCCGGCCTGGCGCTCGGCGCCCGCTTCCTGCCCGCCGTACGCCGCCACGCCATGTCGTACGCGCTGCGCCACCCCGCCGGAAAGGTGACCGTCGAGCTGGGGCGGCTCGGGCCCGACGCGGTCACGGTCGGTGCCGCGATCCTGCCGCTCGCCGACTTCTTCGCACGCGGCGGGCGGCGCCCCGACCCGGCGCCGGAGTGCCCGCTCCCGGCCTGGCGCACGGCGCTCCAGGAGCGGACCCCGCGCTGA
- a CDS encoding FUSC family protein, giving the protein MRSLEQGERTVRPVDAVRRDARGAWNAVRAAWRGPGRERDLVVQSLKAAGAAVLAWLVGGVWMGDPLALMAPWVALVLVQATVFSSLVQGARQFGAICVGTLLASAAQAVTDDTTGALALSVPVLMLLANWPRFGDQGIYAATTALFTISSGMVSLSAVGHRVGQAAIGAVIGVAVNALVLPPIHLRDVRANLAALARETGEVLHTVAGDLREGEWDGQTAAGWVSASGRLDHRLQALRSARRWSQESLRLTYAPLRALHRVPHAGALPAVDEDERLGRVTGHVATLTRALAVSVDDNRTPAPPEGPALRSYARLLELIGDALCAEADSLLDGSVNARPDDETEKAMRELHEELQENLRRHAGEGAAHTAVLGTLLLQAENLWAETVPGDQED; this is encoded by the coding sequence ATGCGCAGCCTGGAGCAGGGAGAGCGCACCGTACGGCCGGTGGATGCCGTGCGGCGCGACGCGCGGGGCGCCTGGAACGCCGTGCGAGCTGCCTGGCGGGGGCCCGGGCGGGAGCGGGATCTGGTCGTCCAGTCGCTGAAGGCGGCCGGGGCGGCGGTGCTGGCGTGGCTGGTGGGCGGCGTCTGGATGGGCGACCCGCTGGCGCTGATGGCGCCCTGGGTGGCGCTGGTGCTGGTGCAGGCCACGGTGTTCAGCTCCCTCGTGCAGGGCGCGCGGCAGTTCGGGGCGATCTGCGTCGGCACCCTGCTGGCCTCGGCGGCGCAGGCGGTCACCGACGACACGACCGGCGCGCTCGCCCTGTCGGTGCCGGTGCTGATGCTGCTGGCGAACTGGCCCCGCTTCGGCGACCAGGGCATCTACGCGGCGACGACGGCCCTGTTCACCATCTCCTCGGGCATGGTGAGCCTGTCCGCCGTCGGGCACCGGGTGGGGCAGGCCGCGATCGGCGCGGTGATCGGCGTCGCCGTCAACGCGCTCGTCCTGCCGCCGATCCACCTGCGCGACGTACGCGCGAACCTGGCGGCGCTCGCCCGGGAGACGGGGGAGGTGCTGCACACCGTCGCCGGTGACCTGCGCGAGGGCGAGTGGGACGGGCAGACCGCTGCCGGCTGGGTCAGCGCCTCGGGCCGGCTGGACCACCGTCTGCAGGCGCTGCGCTCGGCGCGCCGCTGGAGCCAGGAGAGCCTGCGCCTGACCTACGCCCCGCTGCGCGCCCTGCACCGCGTGCCGCACGCGGGCGCCCTGCCGGCGGTGGACGAGGACGAGCGGCTCGGCCGGGTCACCGGGCACGTCGCCACGCTCACCCGGGCCCTCGCGGTGTCCGTGGACGACAACCGGACGCCCGCCCCGCCCGAGGGCCCGGCCCTGCGCTCGTACGCGCGGCTGCTGGAGCTGATCGGGGACGCCCTGTGCGCCGAGGCCGACAGTCTGCTCGACGGCAGCGTGAACGCCCGGCCGGACGACGAGACGGAGAAGGCGATGCGGGAGCTGCACGAGGAGTTGCAGGAGAACCTGCGCCGGCACGCCGGGGAGGGGGCCGCCCACACGGCCGTCCTGGGCACGCTGCTGCTCCAGGCGGAGAACCTCTGGGCGGAAACCGTCCCGGGCGACCAGGAGGACTGA
- a CDS encoding PHP domain-containing protein: protein MDPVEALDRIAFLLERSLAPTYRVRAFRTAARVLKDLGGDEVRRRAADGSLEKLKGVGPKTAQVVREALAGQVPGYLAKLEGEAHEQPAVRGGEKLRALLRGDCHLHSDWSDGGSPIEEMGRAAADLGHEWAALTDHSPRLTVAWGLSPERLREQLDVVAELNETWAPFRLLTGIECDIHEDGSLDQEPELLDRLDVVVVSVHSKLRMDARSMTRRMVAAVRDPHADVLGHCTGRLVTGRGRPESEFDADEVFAALAETGTALEINSRPERLDPPRRLLRRAVDAGVLFAVDTDAHAPGQLDWQINGCARAEECGVPPERVVTTWSLDELLAWTRERRLPSGVAGG from the coding sequence ATGGACCCCGTCGAGGCACTGGACCGGATCGCCTTCCTGCTGGAGCGGTCCCTGGCACCCACCTACCGCGTGCGCGCCTTCCGCACGGCGGCCCGGGTGCTGAAGGACCTGGGCGGGGACGAGGTGCGCCGGCGGGCGGCGGACGGCTCGCTGGAGAAGCTCAAGGGGGTCGGCCCGAAGACCGCGCAGGTGGTGCGGGAGGCGCTGGCCGGCCAGGTGCCCGGCTATCTGGCGAAGCTGGAGGGCGAGGCGCACGAGCAGCCGGCCGTGCGGGGCGGGGAGAAGCTGCGGGCGCTGCTGCGCGGTGACTGCCATCTGCACTCCGACTGGTCGGACGGCGGCAGCCCGATCGAGGAGATGGGCCGGGCCGCCGCGGACCTGGGCCACGAGTGGGCGGCGCTGACCGATCACTCGCCGCGGCTGACGGTCGCCTGGGGCCTGTCGCCCGAGCGGCTGCGGGAGCAGCTGGACGTGGTGGCGGAGCTGAACGAGACCTGGGCGCCGTTCCGGCTGCTGACCGGCATCGAGTGCGACATCCACGAGGACGGCTCGCTCGACCAGGAGCCGGAGCTGCTGGACCGGCTCGACGTGGTGGTGGTGTCGGTGCACTCCAAGCTGCGCATGGACGCCCGGTCGATGACCCGGCGGATGGTGGCCGCCGTACGCGATCCGCACGCGGACGTGCTCGGGCACTGCACGGGACGGCTGGTGACCGGGCGGGGGCGGCCGGAGTCGGAGTTCGACGCGGACGAGGTGTTCGCGGCGCTCGCCGAGACCGGCACGGCCCTGGAGATCAACAGCAGGCCGGAGCGGCTGGACCCGCCGCGGCGGTTGCTGCGCCGGGCGGTGGACGCGGGGGTGCTGTTCGCCGTCGACACCGACGCGCACGCGCCCGGGCAGCTGGACTGGCAGATCAACGGGTGCGCGCGGGCGGAGGAGTGCGGGGTGCCGCCCGAGCGCGTGGTGACCACCTGGTCCCTCGACGAACTGCTGGCCTGGACCCGGGAGCGGCGGCTGCCCTCCGGCGTGGCGGGCGGCTGA
- a CDS encoding phosphotransferase family protein → MVDSWERARHVLQEAGLDPGRLAHLAPMTGGTYNTVEELRLTDGSRYVLKVPPPAVVPGLRHERELLVSEAEFYRSAARVEVTAPQLVSMGDGFLLMTACPGDPWDGTLTDAERASLRTELGRQVARLHRVTGPGFGYPSGALGPLCPDWRTAFTGMIDAVLDDARRYGARLPRPVDEVARTAASAYGALDEVTVPCLVHFDLWRGNILVDRPEGEARIGGLIDGERMFWGDPLADFVSLALLGDIRNDEEFLAGYREAGGRARFGTPARLRLALYRAYLYLIMLTETIPRRAGEEQERWVQERVAPELLAALDEIAEAAGPTG, encoded by the coding sequence GTGGTGGACTCCTGGGAACGGGCCCGGCACGTCCTTCAGGAGGCGGGTCTGGACCCCGGCCGCCTCGCCCACCTCGCCCCCATGACCGGCGGCACGTACAACACCGTCGAGGAACTGCGCCTGACCGACGGCAGCCGCTACGTGCTGAAGGTCCCGCCCCCCGCGGTCGTCCCCGGCCTGCGGCACGAGCGTGAACTGCTGGTCTCGGAGGCCGAGTTCTACCGCTCGGCCGCCCGCGTCGAGGTCACCGCACCGCAGCTGGTGTCCATGGGCGACGGCTTCCTGCTGATGACGGCCTGCCCGGGCGACCCGTGGGACGGCACGCTCACCGACGCCGAGCGCGCATCCCTGCGGACGGAGCTGGGACGCCAGGTGGCCCGGCTGCACCGCGTGACGGGCCCCGGCTTCGGCTACCCCTCCGGCGCCCTCGGCCCGCTCTGCCCCGACTGGCGGACGGCGTTCACGGGGATGATCGACGCCGTCCTGGACGACGCCCGGCGCTACGGCGCCCGGCTGCCCCGTCCCGTCGACGAGGTGGCCCGGACCGCCGCGTCCGCGTACGGCGCGCTCGACGAGGTCACCGTCCCGTGCCTGGTCCACTTCGACCTGTGGCGGGGCAACATCCTCGTCGACCGCCCGGAGGGAGAGGCCCGTATCGGGGGGCTCATCGACGGGGAGCGCATGTTCTGGGGCGACCCCCTCGCCGACTTCGTGTCCCTGGCGCTGCTGGGCGACATCAGGAACGACGAGGAGTTCCTGGCCGGGTACCGGGAGGCCGGCGGACGGGCCCGCTTCGGCACACCGGCCCGTCTGCGCCTCGCCCTGTACCGCGCCTATCTGTACCTGATCATGCTGACCGAGACGATTCCCCGCCGGGCCGGCGAGGAGCAGGAGCGCTGGGTGCAGGAGAGGGTCGCCCCGGAACTCCTCGCGGCCCTGGACGAGATCGCGGAGGCCGCCGGGCCCACCGGTTAG